A region of the Methanobacterium sp. genome:
CAATCTCATAACACAAACTTTTAAATCGGAAATACTAAAGATTAATCTAAATTGAAACAATTGGAGGCGTTCTGTTGGACCAAAGACACCAAGAATATATAGAATATTACCAGTCAAGATTGAAAAAATATGAAAACAATCCATTATATCCCAATTCTTACCAGTCAGAAAAAGCATTATACGATGCAATAGCAAACGCATCAGACATTGAAGAATCAGGAAAAATAGTGGAGTCAGAAAATCTAGCAGTTAAAAATGCCATAGCCCTGGTGAAAGATCAGGAAACTGCACGAAAGAAACATTATGAAGAACTAAAAGAATATATTAGGCTTCACGCTCCAGAAAGGATTCTTGACAAGGTGGATTCTGTGGAAACAGATTTAGAACTCGTTAAAATGGTTAATGATATTGAAAGTGAAGTTAGTATAGAGATCATTGTGGATTTATTCACCCAAGAAATCTACAATGACCTTATGATGTTAGAAGAAATTGAAGTATACCAGTCTGCAGAAGTGCCTGATGAATGGAAAAATGAGATAAATCATCAAATACCTCAAGAAATGATTGAAGAAGGGGTTAAAGATTGGAAAGAGTCATTTGTTCCCAATGCACGGAACTGGGATCCTAACTGGCAATACAATGCCAGCCTTATCTGGGAAGAAAGGCACAGAAGAGTAATCCCAATACCAGATGAAATACTGGAAAAAAGGATCAAGCAGTTTAAAACTTACAGGGGGATTTAACTTGCCAGTGGATAAGGCAATGGCTGATACAATCCTAGGCACTTATAGGAAAATGTTCAAAGAGTTGGAAGATAAAGGGGTCCAGGGTGAATCTTTCCAAACTATGCGTGAAACCATGGAACGTATGGAAACATTGGCTATTGAAACCAATGATGTGTCAGAATTCACAGCAAAATTAACCACAGAAAACCTTTTCATGGAGTTCAGTAATGCTTACACTGAAATCATGACTGCCTTGGTTAAAGGAGAATACTCTGAAGGTGGGGGTGATGAACTACTCATGGAAAAAACCCTAGAAGCCTATGAACATTCCATAGAAAGTTTAAAAGGAAACCCTAACTATGAAAAACTCAAAGCACCCATTGAAGAATTAATTGAACTCGGAAAATCAGGAGTATCTTATCCAGTATTCCTACGAATGGCAGAAGAAAAAGGCCTGAATCAGGCTTTACAAGGTGACATGGTTGTTCGAGATGCAATACTTTCTGAAAAAATGTTTTGTGAGCTCCTACACTTACCTTTGGAAGTGGAAAAACATGAAAAGATCCTAAAAAAACACGACGAACTAGCATCCCAATCTCCCTTTAACGTGGCTGATAGTTTCCAGTTTGGACTGGAACGTCAGAAAATTGAATGGGAGTACACTCCGCTCACTAACCAGTGGAATCTTATATCCCGTTTATGGGAGAAAATGATTGAAAATGTATATGATTGGCTTGATTCTTTTGGAAGTTTCGCACCACACGATTATCGTTGGAAGTCTCTAAAAGGCATCAGTTACACCATGCGCAATATCAAACGTACACAGGAATGCAATCCTGGCATACTAAAAGCAAGGGAAAAGATCTTCATGGACTATTTCCAGATGTCCTGGGATGATATATTTGAACATGAAACTTACCTGACAGCATATGATGCTAAGCAGATATGGTACTCAGACCAGACACTGGAACTTATTAAAAAAGCCTACCCCTATTGCAAACCCTTTGGGAAACCAAACTCTGAATTAATAAGTGAAGCAGAAGAAATATATTCCACAAAAAGTTATCAAAGGCCTGACGCTTTCCAATACTCAGATGAAGATAGGGAAAAATTCATAGCCCTTTTCGGTGAGGAAAAATGGAATGAATACTTTGGAAAAACTAGAAGTTCATCTAAAATGAAGATTTTTAAGCAATAATTACTTAAATCTAATTTTTTTTTAGGAATTGCTTAAATCTAAATTTTTAATGAACAATAAATCTATAAATAAATAGACTAATTCACTAACTAAAAAGGTTGGCAGGCGGTTTAAATTCAATCCAAAAAGATATTCATTTTTTTAACATTTTTTGCCCTGGCACTGGGTTGTACAGTTGCACTTAATGATATTGCCACTTCAATCTCCACAAGTACCAGTGAAGAAATAGCAGCACCATACCCTATCACTATTGATCCCTGGAATTCCATCCAATTAGGGGGAACTGGTTTTATCATGGGATACTATATTAACCCCAAAGTCACACCTGTTTCCAAAATCAATTTCACAACCCTTAAGGATGCTGGAATAACCGATATATACATTTTAGTTAGAAATGACAATTACTACTCCATACTATCTGAAGCAAAATTGAAAGCAGATTCAGTGGGAATCAAAACTAATGCCTGGGTGTTTCCTGGATTCAAACATGCATCTCAGATTGCTAGGATGAAGATCGGAGTACAATTAGATGTGGAAACATACCATATGCCCGACTATATTCCAGAAATTAAGGCTATGCGCAAGGCAACCCAGGGGGTTCCTTTCTCGGTGTGCGCTAAACCAGAAAAATGGGATGGTTACCAATACTATGACCTACTATACCCTCATTGTGATTACATTGTACCCATGCTCTACATTGGTGACTACCAAGTAGAGATAACTCATTTGAAAAGTGTGACCCAATTTTATAACTACATATATCCTGGAAAAATCGTAGCCGGACTTGAAACCTATGAATCTGACCAGAATCTAACCCCCAAAGGGAAAAATACTCTTTTAAAAGAGATCAGAGCAGTTCAACATCATACTCGTGGAGTGATTCTGTTTAGATTCGGGTTATCCAAGTTTCATTAGCAAGTTCTCATGGTAGTTAAAACCTTGCATTAACCATCCTAAGAATAATCAGCAATTTTTAAAAAATACAAAAAAAAATATGTAAAAAAAATAAAGTTACGGGATAAATATTTACATTTCGCGCAGTCTTCTTACTCGTTCATTTGTGGAGGGGTGGGTAGAAAACAGTGTGCTGCCCCGATCACTTTTAGCCCCTAATGCTGGATTGATAATGTAAAGGCCATTTAGTGCATCGTTTTGTAGCTTACTTTTACTCTTCTGCAATCCACTAATTTTTTCCAGTGCACTGGCCAATCCCTCAGGGTAACCTGTGAAGTTTGCTCCAGTTGCATCGGCAAGGTATTCTCGTTTTCTGGAAATTGCAAATTTCAGTAATTGAGCAAAGATTGGGGCCAATATTACCAGGGCAATTAAGATAATGAAAAATATTAACTGACCCTGGGATCCTCCACGGTCCCGACCACGGAATAAAGCACCATACGATGAGTACCGAACCATATATCCTAAAAACACGATGGTACCAGCCAGCACAACTGCAACTGTGGCTAGTAGAACATCATAATTTTTGATATGGGCCATTTCATGTGCTATAACTCCTTCCAGTTCCAAACGATCCAACCTTTCCAATAATCCTCTGGTAACGGTGATGCTGGCGTTTTCAGGGTTACGGCCTGCGGCAAAAGCATTGGGAACTTCAGTGTCTATTATATATAACTTGGGCATTGGAAGCCCAGCAGCTATGCTCAAACCTTCTACAGTGTTATATAGGTAGGGGGATTCTTGTTTAGAAACTTCTCGGGCACCGGCCATGGTGGTTACCAGGCTTTGTCCGCCGTAATAGGTGACCAGCAAGATAATTACAAATAGCATAACTGCAATTATCAAACCAATCAGGGGAGAACCAATGTATATTCCAATTAAATATCCTATGATCCCTATCAAAACTGCGTAGAGTAAAAAGAAAAAATAGGTCCATCTTTTATTGGATGCTATGCTCTTATATATGGGATCCATCAGTTTTCACCATTAAAATTCATTTGGGGAACATCCCGTATTCTTTCAGATTCAACTTCGAAAAATTCCCTGTTTTGGAATCTGAAGATCTGGGCGATGATGTTTGAGGGAAACTGTTGGACGGCGTTATTCAAATCCAGAACTGTCCTGTTATAGCGTTGTCTGGCGTAGGCTATCTTATTTTCTATTCCCACCAGTTCTTCCTGAAGCAATAGGAAGTTTTCATTAGCTTTTAGGTCAGGATAGTTTTCTGCCACGGCAAATATGGATTTCAAGGCTTTTGAAGCCATATCATCTGCTCCGGCATTTTCTTTAATAGTGGAGGCATTCATCCAGTCGCTTCTGGCCCGGGTGATCTCTTCTAATAGTTCACGCTCATGCTTCATGTAACCCTTTACTGTACTCACCAGGTTGGGGACCAGGTCAAAACGCTTTTGCAGTAAGGTGTCAATGTTTGAATAAGATGTGTCCACCATGTTTCGCATATTTATAAGTCGATTGTAACCATAAACAAAGTAAAGGGCTATTAATATTAATATTCCAAGGATGATATACACAGAGATCATTTTTTTATCCACCTACTCTTTCCATACGGTATAGATATTAATCATAATTAAGTATTTTTTTAGGTTCATAATAAGTTTACATCTTCATTATAAATTATATTTTTAAGCTTATAACCCTACTTTTCAATGAATATGATTGGTGTGGAAGAATATATAATTATTTACAAGACACTATACTAAAAATCAAATTCTAGAATGTTTTTTTAAAAAGTAATATGGAGCCGTCAATGGTTGTTAGTAAAAATAGGAAAATTTTAGGCAAGATGGACTTGTAGGTAATTATTAATGTTTTTTTTGGTTAATAATCAAACATTCCTGTCCCAAAAAAACAATCAATACAATATCCATCTACGCCCATATGGTTCAAGCAGTAACATCTGTTGCATACTATGCATCTGTCCCTTCCGGGTTTTCCACAGTAGTCACATTTTTCACACATATTATTTTGTCCCTTTAGTTTTTTAAAAAAATGGAGTTAATGGCACGTTTTAGAACGCACCACCTCCACCACCACCGGATCCTCCTCCAACACCACCTACTCCTCCTGATCCACCACTATCACTGGTGGCAGTGGACATACCTGTACTTAAGCCAGAGGAAAGTACAACATATCCGCCATAGTAATGGAATAGGTATAAATTACTGGTTTCCAATTGGTCTTTGGATAATGAGAGTTCCATAACCTTCTTAACCTTATCTGCAACACCTAAAGCAGTGGCGTATACTAAGTAGTGGTTCCAGACCACCACTGACTCTGGTGGGTACTCTTTCATTTGGGAAAAATCTTGGATGTATCTTTTGAAACCATTCCATTGAGCATCAAAATCAACACCTTCCTGTGTCCAGCGACCTCCCACTTTTTGAGGGAGGGCAAGGGATATAATACCGGCGATTCCCAATATAATAGATGCAATTATGGTATAAAAAGATGCTGGTATGGGGTTTGCTGGTGGGGCCATGAAATTAAAGTAGAATACTATTCCGGCAACGACTAACGCACCTATACCAAATAAACGCATTAGATCGGCTCCTTTTTTGATGAAGAATTGAGTAGTTTTCTCCTTTAAGTACATAGTATCCAAATGACCTTCCCACATATCATAGAAATCCTTAAAGTTCTCAGCATTTTCTCTTTTCTTGAGATCCTTTTTCATCTGGTTCAAGTTAATTAGATGATTAACAGCCATTGTTCTTAAGAATTTAATAACATCCATTTCATAGGACTGAAGTTCAGTGGAGTCCTTGACCTTGTCTTGGTTAATTTTCAGGAAAACTTGCTTTTTCTTGCCCTGATCATCAACTCTAACCTCTAAATATCCGCGGTTAATAAGATCCATGATGGTGGCTTGGAAACCGTCCATAGTGGGCGTTCCAACTTTTGATGTTTTGCCTGATATGGCATTAACCACTGCTGGCGGGTCATTCGTGGGTAATTCACGTTGATAGATTCCTTGGAAGGTGGTTTTTGGTTCCCTACCATGTTTGAAGTAGATCAAAAAGGGTATTATAATGCCTAAAATCATCAAAATCGACAAAATATAGTAGAGAATGCTATAGAAGTAGATTTCGTTTAGGTAATCTTCTTGTATTTTTTCCATTTGAGGAAGTCCTTCTTCATCTATTGACATTGCATAAACTGGATTTTTGAACTGTTCTTTAGGTATGGCCAGCCGTACTTCGAAAAAGTCACCAGGAGAAATACTGTCTGATGTGATTTTAAGGACTGAATCCTCCCATTTCTCGTTTATAACATAGTATGGAGGGTTAAACCAGTACTTAACACCTTTTTTTGAAGGTAAATGTATCTTGGTGGTTAACTCTCCCACACCTACATCCCATTCTTCACCCCACACTTTATAGTGCAGTGCTGCAATATCGGTGTAAATTCTGGTTACATTGATAAAATCGTATTCATAGGTAACAACCACATCCCTGTTGGTTATGGGAATGGTTTTTCGCTCATTAGAATAAAGATATACTGTTATCTTGGTTTGACCATCATATGGTGTGACTTGATAATTTGAGTAAGCTCCTTTGGTAGAAACATTGAGATTTCTAATTTTTTCCCCTTCTTTAATATTAATGGTACGATAAACACCTCGGTAAGTACCAGAAAAGGAGTAATGCAATGTTTCTTTAACTTTTAAATTTCCATCTTCCTGGACGTAAAGATCGAATGTGGCTTTGGGTATGGTGTAACTACGACCATCATCATCTGCAAAGCTAGCCATTGGCATTACAGATAGGATAAAAATCAAAATGAAAAATAACGAAGAAATTTTCATTTTGTTCATGTTCTTCGTCTCCTAAAATTCTACTTTTGGTGTTGCTCTTGCAGATTCTTCAATTTCGAAGAACTCAGATTGTTCAAAGTGGAACATACTGGCGATGATGTTACTGGGGAACATCTGACATTTGTTGTTGTACATTAAAACTGTATCGTTGTAGAACTGTCGGGAATAGGCAATTTTATCCTCGGTTTGTGCAAGCTGGTCTTGTAATTCCAGGAAGTTCTGGTTTGCCTTCAAATCAGGATAATTCTCTGCAACAGCAAATAGGGATTTTAGTGCACCAGTTAGCATATTGTTAGCTTCTTGGCTTTCTTTAACAGATTGGGCATTCATAAGATTAGACCGTGCTTTGGTTACTTCTTCAAAAACGCCTTTTTCATGTTTAGCGTAGCCTTTAACTGTTTCCACTAAGTTGGGTATTAAATCTGTTCTTCTTTTTAGTTGAACATCAATTTGGGACCAAGCGTTTTTTACCCGGTTTCTTAAACCCACTAAACTGTTATAAAGCCATACAATCAATATTACTATTAATAGTATAATTCCTATCAAGATATACATCCACATATCAATCAACTCCGTTTTTTTATAATGATTAAATGCGTAATTTAATTATTTAGTGATAGGGGATAGGACTATATCAATATTTTCATTTTATGGAAACAATACAGTTTTTGTTAAATTATGGCAAGTTCTCCGGCACTGGTTATTTTAAGGTAATCTGGATCTACAAGGCCCATTTCACGCAGTTCCCGGATGTGGTTATAGGTCATTCCTCTGCTTATCCCGATTTTGGTGGATAAGTTTTGGACGTTGTTTTCACCAGATTGTATTTCCTCTAAAATACTTCTCTTGGTTTTGGAAATTCCAAAGTTGAGGATGGGCAAATCAATGATGTTTTTGTCTTCTTCAGTGATGTAGACAATTTTTTCCACCATGTCTTGACGTGCGTAACATCCGAATAATGCGCCTAGTGCTTGTGGTTTTCGGCCTCCACTGATATTAACAAATATTTTTCGGCCGTGGGCTGATTCTTCTTCAATGATTAGGGCTATGTCCCGGGCCACCATGACTACATTGTAGATGCTGGTTGGTTTAGATTCTATTTCCAGGACTTTGCCTACTGTTTCGCGAAGCATTCTTTCAGCTTCTTTTATTTTATCAGGAGCATCTTCTTCCCTAATTAAGATGACCTTATTAGGGGAAAATTGGGTAATGCAAGTCATTACTGGTTCTAAAGAATAAATAGTTGATATTAATGTGTTTTTCATACATACCACAATGAATTTTTTAAAAGTTTTTAATTGTTTTCCATAATTAATTCTCCTTTAACCTATATATTAGTGTTTGGATGTTTACAAGTTATTTTCATTAATTAATGACATTATTTATTATTTACTTAGAGTGTTTACTATAATTATGTATATATTTTTACAAGTTTGTACATGTTAAACATTAACATTTATATGGGATGAAGTCAATATTATGTGTTGTCGCTTGAAAAAAAGTAAGGGAGTAGTGGTTTAATGGATGAAGTTTTAGCAAACTATATTTATGAAATGGATTTGGGTGACATACAGGAACATAAGGGAATGTCTGTTTTCCCACTCTACACCAAAGGAGATGACTCAGACTACATCACCTTAAAAGAGGCATTAGATGCAGATCTAATCAAAATAACTGAAATTGATGAAATGGGCTCAGTTCCAGAGTTAAAAGTAATTAACAAGGCAAATGTTCCCGTTTTGTTATTAGATGGTGAAGAACTGGCTGGTGCCAAACAGAATCGGGTTTTAAACACAACCATACTACTTAAACAAAATTCTGAGACTGTAATTCCAGTAAGTTGCACTGAACAGGGGCGCTGGAGTTATACATCATTAAAATTCAGTGATTCAGGTAATGTAGCCTCTTACCGGGTGCGAAGATATAAATCTGCTTCAGTGAACAAATCTTTGAAGACTGAGGGAAAATATCGTTCAGATCAAAGGATGGTTTGGAATGCAATTGATGATGTGAGTAGGGAGGCCCGTGTTATGTCAAATACCCGGGCTATGAGGGATGTTTATGAATCCCGTGATGAAAGTTTGCAAGATTATCATCATGCCTTCCCCTTATCTGATGGTCAAAAGGGCATACTGGTAATGGTTAACGGTGAAGTTATGGGATTAGATGTTTTATCCAGTAGTATAGCCTACTCTGTTCTCCACCCTAAACTGTTAAAAAGTTATTCTCTAGAAGCCATTCTTCAAGAAGAAAAAAATGATAAAGCCGATGAGGAAGACCAGTTCAATGGATTGGATCAAGCCAAGAAATTTTTGGATGATGCCCGGTTATCCATGGAAGAAAAACATAAATCTATAGGATTTGGGTGTGACCATCGCTTGGAAGGGCCTAACCTTGTAGGTTCAGCACTCACCCATAAGGAAAAGGTGATACACGCTGCATTCTTCCGAACAATGGATTCCCAGAATGAAAAAATGTCCAGTTACCAGACCCGCCGAGGATTCCGGATCTAGGGATATCCTTTTCCTTTTTTTTATTTATCCAATAATTCATTTATTTTAGTGTAGATCATCACATCAAGATTTAAATAGATGTGAAGGGCATAATATTATTGTTATCATATTGTAATATTGTTTGCTTTCAATTATGTGTAAGGGAGTAATAAATATGGGTTATCAGCAATGTGAAGAATGTGGGAACATATACAAACTAAAAAATAATGAATCACCTGATGATTTTTCTGATAAATGTAATTGTGGAGGGAAATATATCTATACTCCTAATCCAAATCAGGTGAAAGAAACAAAAAATTCATTGTTGGAGGGTGATGAGCCTATAAAAACATGCCCACATTGTAATTTTGACAATAATCTCCAAGCACAGTTTTGTAAAAAATGTGGTAAAAAATTAAATCTAAATTTCATCAACCGTTTTAACAGAGATCTGAACTTGTTTGCTGTGTTCATGGGATTGGGTGTCTCATGTATTGTTCTGATAATAAGTAGCTTAATCTTCGGGTACATTATAGCAACAACAACCTTAGACCTCATGATTTATGTGGCAGTTGTTCTCATGTTCATGACCTTTTTTGGTGGAATCACCACCGGGATAGTGGGATGTGATGATGCTAAAGAAGGGGCCAGAAATGGAATATTCCTGAGCTTAATAGCCATGGTGATCTTAGGATTGGTGGTTGGTGCAATATTATTCATAACCATAGGAATAGCAGCAACAATCTCCCAATCCCTCCAACCATATTATTCAACTATGTCCTCATCTTCATTAACTACTACAACCAGTTCTTCATCAGTTTTTGATTCATTGGAATTAGCAATCAATATAACTAAATGGATTATCACCATGGTACTGGTTTTTATTTCCGGTGCTGTGGGTGGTTCCTTTGGAGTGTTTCTCAAAAAAGGTTTAAAAGATTTATAAGGGGGATGATTTATTGATATGCCAGAATTGTGGACATGAAAATGATATGGATGCAACTTTCTGTGATAACTGTGGAGCTAGACTGGGAAGGAATCCCAACTTCGGCAGACAAAGGCCAAGCCCACCAAATACTGGGATGAGTCAAACCAATAAAATATTGATTCTAGCAGTGGTAGTCCTGGTAGGGGTGTTAGGTGTTACTGCTGGACTGTTATTGCAGTCCAATAATAATAATCCAACAACAATGAACACCCCCTCATCAGTGAGTGAATCCGGGGAAAAAATTACATATAAGGCAGATTGGCATAAAGTCACCAGTTTTTCAGGCATCAGTGATGATTACCGTTCATTTCTAATTAAAGGACAACAATTTAAGGTGGTAATGTCTGCTACTCCAACGTTGAATTACAACACTAATTATATGAATATAGATGTTAGTGACACCAGCCATATACTCGGTTCTGGGGAGGTAAACTGGGGACCCACCGATGCCCTGAGCAGTAAGGAAAAAACAGTCAAAGTAACTGGGCCACCAGGAACCTACTGGGTGTATGTGACATCAAAGGACTTGGAAAGCTGGACAGTCACCGTATATGATTACTACTAAAAACAGCATCTTGTTTAGTTGGTAATGGTGTCAAGATGTATTGTGAAAAATGCGGACATAAAAACAATGCTGGTGCAAAATTTTGCAAGATGTGTGGGGCTGATTTAAATCACATTTTATCAAAATTCCCTAAAACCATGAGCAACTCTAATAAGCTACTTATAGTCATTGTGATTTTATTGGTTTTAGGTATTGGAATATCCGTCGGCATGTTGTTAACTAATAAAGCACCAACCACCAACAATACCACTAATATAACAGCAGGTAATGATATTACTCCAGCAACTACCACCCCCAGTCATGATCACACTTCCGGACCGATTTTAATAGACTCGGGTAGTATGAGTGGTAGTAATGCTAAATATCAGGATGGTCCTTTCACTTACCAATGGGAGACCTATAAGATTGGCGAAGAAAATTATGTAATGTATGGTACTTATGTTGCTGGTAGTAAAACCGTCAAACAAACCGTTACATTGAAAAAATACAGCAGTCAATCTGTTGAAATAACTGCTGAACCAAAAAGCAGCGGAAAAAGTAGCTGGAGAACTGTCACATCCTTACAAGGGCACTCAACAGTAGATGACTACTATTGGGAAATCTTCCGGCCTAATAGGGAAATGGGTGGGCCTGTCAGCTAACAATGAACCTGTCAGTTGAATAGGTCAAGATGTTAAATCGTAGAATATAAGTTTATTTGATAAAAAGCGGACCGATGATGAAAGGTGGGAACGTTTTCAATATGATGGTCATGTAACCAATGGTGAATTTGTGAAAAATATCTTTTATGGGGCATTGCTCCCTAGTTAGAAATGATTTCAAAGGATGTGGACTAAATCAATAGATAACGAGGGGAAGTTATGAGGGATTTGATTTGTAAGAATTGTGGTGCAGAAAACCCAGAAGAAGCACGTTTTTGCATGGAGTGTGGTATGGAGTTAGAAAAAGAGGCTGAACCTTGCCCTTCATGTGGTACCCTTAATCCACATAATGCCAAGTTCTGTAACGAGTGTGGGATAAGTTTAATAGAAAAAGAAGAACCTCATGAACCTTCAGAGGCAACTGAAGATCTTCAAAAACCACTTGTAGAGATACATGAAGCAGAAGATGATGATGAGTATGAACCTTCCGATGAGGAATCTGAGGATGATGAGATAGATGAGGGAGCTCCGGTTGAAACTAAAAAAGTAGAATACATTCCACCCACTGGATCTGAGTCATGGCGGGAGCTTTGCCCAGCATGCAACCACAAACCACTCACACCTAAAACATTTAAAGGATTCCTCTCCACCAAGAACCTCCTGGAATGTGACTACTGCGGAGCAATTTTTGAAAAAACAGGGAACAAATACTTGTTTAAGACCATTTATGACATTAGCTCCGATTTTTGGAAAAGATATGGTAGGAAAACATTAACTGAAACTGAGTGGACCCGAATAGCCCATGGTGGAATATCTGATGAGGAAAAAGCCTTAATTGAACAGAAAGCTGCACAGAATGATATGACTTTTTTCGTTAATGCCTTGAACAAGGGAGAAACAAACTTAACACCCATACCTAACCCTCCTATTATTCTAAAAAAGAATGAAGAAGCTTGTGTTGCCTTAAGTGGGATCACTCTTAGGGAAGCACGTGCAGTTAGGCATACCAGGGGTGGATATGCTGGGCCTACTATACGGGTGGCTAAGGGCGTGTCCTTCCGTATGGGTAGTGTGGCAGCCCGGAGTGAGTCTCGTGATGAGCTCCGGGATATCGACAGGGGTACCCTGGTTTTAACCAATAAGCGATTGATTTTCATTGGATCCAAGAGAACCACTAACATAGATCTCCGGAAGATAATATCTATCACCGCTTATAAGGATGGCATAGCCAGTCAACGTGAGAATAAACAAAAAACAGAGTATTTCACGGGTATTGATCGTCACACACTAACCTTTTCCACAAATGGCAGATCCCATAATGTTCCCTTCACTGGACTGATTATGAAGGCTGCTATTGAAGGGAAGATCAGGCAGATTTAATCTGCTTACCCTCTCTGGGATGTAAATTGAATGTTTCAGGCTTTGATCCCAAATAGGGATCGAATTATGGGGATTCTTTTCACTACTTCAATCGTTACAATGGTTAATATGAAACTAAGCATGAGGCTGAGAATTATTTGCACCAGCATTAAATCTGGTATTAATTTTATAGTGTAATAGATGAAGAAGTTAACCCATACAATATGGAAGATATAAATTGGGAAGGATACTGTTGATAGATACAATGTTTTAGAGTTATTAAACTCCAAGTAATGTTTGCCCATTCCGATTACACCAAGAACTCCTAACCATATAATGGAGTTAATCATTAATTTTGTTATTAATAAGGAAACTATGATGTCTAGGGTTGAGGGGATGGTTACAGATCCATCAGCTGCTGTATTTAAGAAACTTAAAGCCATAGCAACATATAACATGTTGATTAGAAGGAAAGATATGAACAGTGGCCATCTTCTTTTTTCTAATTTTTCCTGTACAGATTCACTTGATAGTAAGAAATATCCGAAAATAAATAGTAAAAAGATCTGTGCAATGCTTTTTTCAGGGAAAAT
Encoded here:
- a CDS encoding M48 family metallopeptidase: MDPIYKSIASNKRWTYFFFLLYAVLIGIIGYLIGIYIGSPLIGLIIAVMLFVIILLVTYYGGQSLVTTMAGAREVSKQESPYLYNTVEGLSIAAGLPMPKLYIIDTEVPNAFAAGRNPENASITVTRGLLERLDRLELEGVIAHEMAHIKNYDVLLATVAVVLAGTIVFLGYMVRYSSYGALFRGRDRGGSQGQLIFFIILIALVILAPIFAQLLKFAISRKREYLADATGANFTGYPEGLASALEKISGLQKSKSKLQNDALNGLYIINPALGAKSDRGSTLFSTHPSTNERVRRLREM
- a CDS encoding LemA family protein, with product MDKKMISVYIILGILILIALYFVYGYNRLINMRNMVDTSYSNIDTLLQKRFDLVPNLVSTVKGYMKHERELLEEITRARSDWMNASTIKENAGADDMASKALKSIFAVAENYPDLKANENFLLLQEELVGIENKIAYARQRYNRTVLDLNNAVQQFPSNIIAQIFRFQNREFFEVESERIRDVPQMNFNGEN
- a CDS encoding DUF2207 domain-containing protein, yielding MNKMKISSLFFILIFILSVMPMASFADDDGRSYTIPKATFDLYVQEDGNLKVKETLHYSFSGTYRGVYRTINIKEGEKIRNLNVSTKGAYSNYQVTPYDGQTKITVYLYSNERKTIPITNRDVVVTYEYDFINVTRIYTDIAALHYKVWGEEWDVGVGELTTKIHLPSKKGVKYWFNPPYYVINEKWEDSVLKITSDSISPGDFFEVRLAIPKEQFKNPVYAMSIDEEGLPQMEKIQEDYLNEIYFYSILYYILSILMILGIIIPFLIYFKHGREPKTTFQGIYQRELPTNDPPAVVNAISGKTSKVGTPTMDGFQATIMDLINRGYLEVRVDDQGKKKQVFLKINQDKVKDSTELQSYEMDVIKFLRTMAVNHLINLNQMKKDLKKRENAENFKDFYDMWEGHLDTMYLKEKTTQFFIKKGADLMRLFGIGALVVAGIVFYFNFMAPPANPIPASFYTIIASIILGIAGIISLALPQKVGGRWTQEGVDFDAQWNGFKRYIQDFSQMKEYPPESVVVWNHYLVYATALGVADKVKKVMELSLSKDQLETSNLYLFHYYGGYVVLSSGLSTGMSTATSDSGGSGGVGGVGGGSGGGGGGAF
- a CDS encoding LemA family protein; the encoded protein is MDMWMYILIGIILLIVILIVWLYNSLVGLRNRVKNAWSQIDVQLKRRTDLIPNLVETVKGYAKHEKGVFEEVTKARSNLMNAQSVKESQEANNMLTGALKSLFAVAENYPDLKANQNFLELQDQLAQTEDKIAYSRQFYNDTVLMYNNKCQMFPSNIIASMFHFEQSEFFEIEESARATPKVEF
- a CDS encoding CRISPR locus-related DNA-binding protein, whose amino-acid sequence is MKNTLISTIYSLEPVMTCITQFSPNKVILIREEDAPDKIKEAERMLRETVGKVLEIESKPTSIYNVVMVARDIALIIEEESAHGRKIFVNISGGRKPQALGALFGCYARQDMVEKIVYITEEDKNIIDLPILNFGISKTKRSILEEIQSGENNVQNLSTKIGISRGMTYNHIRELREMGLVDPDYLKITSAGELAII
- a CDS encoding zinc ribbon domain-containing protein codes for the protein MICQNCGHENDMDATFCDNCGARLGRNPNFGRQRPSPPNTGMSQTNKILILAVVVLVGVLGVTAGLLLQSNNNNPTTMNTPSSVSESGEKITYKADWHKVTSFSGISDDYRSFLIKGQQFKVVMSATPTLNYNTNYMNIDVSDTSHILGSGEVNWGPTDALSSKEKTVKVTGPPGTYWVYVTSKDLESWTVTVYDYY
- a CDS encoding zinc ribbon domain-containing protein, producing the protein MYCEKCGHKNNAGAKFCKMCGADLNHILSKFPKTMSNSNKLLIVIVILLVLGIGISVGMLLTNKAPTTNNTTNITAGNDITPATTTPSHDHTSGPILIDSGSMSGSNAKYQDGPFTYQWETYKIGEENYVMYGTYVAGSKTVKQTVTLKKYSSQSVEITAEPKSSGKSSWRTVTSLQGHSTVDDYYWEIFRPNREMGGPVS
- a CDS encoding zinc-ribbon domain-containing protein, which produces MRDLICKNCGAENPEEARFCMECGMELEKEAEPCPSCGTLNPHNAKFCNECGISLIEKEEPHEPSEATEDLQKPLVEIHEAEDDDEYEPSDEESEDDEIDEGAPVETKKVEYIPPTGSESWRELCPACNHKPLTPKTFKGFLSTKNLLECDYCGAIFEKTGNKYLFKTIYDISSDFWKRYGRKTLTETEWTRIAHGGISDEEKALIEQKAAQNDMTFFVNALNKGETNLTPIPNPPIILKKNEEACVALSGITLREARAVRHTRGGYAGPTIRVAKGVSFRMGSVAARSESRDELRDIDRGTLVLTNKRLIFIGSKRTTNIDLRKIISITAYKDGIASQRENKQKTEYFTGIDRHTLTFSTNGRSHNVPFTGLIMKAAIEGKIRQI